One window of Sphingobacteriales bacterium genomic DNA carries:
- a CDS encoding SprB repeat-containing protein: MHLKLYKNFSNQSVTIFVILFFLSQLSEAQPTQLNDGRIRLRVWLHKVWTNANCDDLGGQEYVYRGIRVRPTTDITGIGWSPSGVNVRADGEENRWWSRTQWAGLQLPAGSSTWPMTQDANGVMLLDVTYSSTSAPTTFDWSVAEMWEDDDTNCIWPCDGGTSNWTYNPSFCCGLLGDDNYVGYIQSSVVNPFRGGPNGQVHYVQSDVLGGGEQQSYSILFAFQWDWVDPLPSLPTLSTNQSSGGIEYQDGPLTLEVQLMGVWSDSDYDWGINCVFGVADNEDLRVRWRSRDNLAGFVGGSTCINSLSQPYPQWNTGNPITSLLTRNYTALQTNFKEFEIEFELWEEDCNGDCTYDASGCLFGLGNDDNYYYGTTGLVNWRNSIPTLQGQANIWNYLDFPLRAGSTSYNNWSAWIRYRWVQAAPTVTIVAPKDRTLCIGTATTLSVNATNATFYQWQVTDVTGDDDGDGNGFVGCPTNATWTDIAGAYWKDYTPPQTAGTRLYRCVISNRTGSGSYTTSGPRLNTVYSDCFRVTYFPYAPSIISNACGSSIVGGVAYSFTFPIVPAIGAVANASSYTWSVSPSAGVTISNPTGTTTNITFPPPSGTQSYTVYLTVGDICPAVNSFSTCTVTATSDYCGFVYVATTGSDVNIGSPTAPVATIAQGLTIAANSGGTRNHIRVLEGSYSSTTVLNLSNNITVEGDFRNVAGEWVKNSSALTSIICTGIEFYTQTGSNDVEHRMGFKANGVSGWTLQDLNITTSNVTGQTPSGRGRSNYAVWINNSSNYDIVRCSIVSGAASAGLSGSNGSNGVAGGAGGNGSAGHEDNETWNLPGGASGTSPCGCTGGQGGHNSYNLAYATNGSTGACSGGTGGGAGGDNCCYTSIFGNPLCCSNPGNGGAGGVGLAGAAGTAGAAGAAGAHSGGYYVPGSQGGNGTNGSCGRGGGGGGGGGAEYGGLCNEGSGSSGGGGGGGGSAGAGGTGGSGGGGSFGLYRTNSSAGANLLNSNIVSGTAGNGGSGGSGGTGGAGGSGGIGGNAGNCNVGNGGNGGNGGTGGAGGAGGAGQAGISNAVSTNGAGSTLTSTIPSAEITATYNEGCTNSMITLTTPSTAVAFTSFDTGGTIVNNITSSTSTYTTSSDPLAIYYTSTGKKDLVINANTYYDFIHIITPRTLPTIDGLVATVCVGQNNVTLASTPNSPSLATAFEWTIQQTPVTGTAIPSPVYTSSVEDPGAITLPNNTNCPITYQIKYRVYDDCCGWSIYVYGSVTVQPEISNNIITAPAVVNFCSTGDPANIVGSLPLGGSCAYTYQWQQSFNGEAFTNISGGTGQSYDPSTLVTAGTYQFIRIVTSGVCPSDTSNVVTLTVLTPPTVTITPNPATVCAGLTLQIQGNPIPGSNSITNQVWTGNGAAFLNNTTITNPVFNAGALIGGTYTLTFTVTDAAGCIAVSGTTVTVAPLPVITNSPPTINICSGEWASYVPISNIGSPPTVFFYSSTVTLGTISGNTLNSTGNISDLLTNTTTDPATVVYTISPGTPSGCAGTSVTFTVNVSPAPAVPIAAVDRNNFCADDPGNIALSASGGAGTILQWFTGSCGGTSIGTGNPLTIASPTVTTTYYVRYSDACGNLSGCDAVVVNVNPLPTANITPNPATVCSGASLALNGNPSGGSGTFSNHNWSGSGVAFLSATNIQNPSFNAPTVGVQTTYIVTYSVTDNLGCQSVPVNRTITVNPSDVASVANIQACQDGNTYMPVITGISGGTFSQPFGLSINATTGAINANASSLGNYTVVYNTLGAPLSVCPISTTFSVTIAQPDLAIIDPLEMCQDGGIYIPNISFGLTGGTYTGFTPAGLSMNLSTGEIFPNSSIPGFYVVTYNTGSDPSSVCATNVNFDVIVNSEDQASISNANICQSAGNFTPTVVGTQGGTFSSAPGGLSINSFTGVINPASSFPGTYTVSYNTAPTGSLCPTITTFQVVISTAPTTPGIISGLSPICPGTTTTYSIAPVAGATSYTWTVPVGATINSGQGTTSISVTWGANPGTISVFASNNCGNSATRTLNVAGDTQNPTITCPANISVQADADCSIPMPNLTFVNNTVIANSVTEFSGVQGSNNWYYGEYFAFSSCDFTQLPTWNGGLSQWQNSQPFNTPYLNANSGHPGVTDYKWAVRRWISEFTGNVNIALQFQDLDTGCGNGAHIRVFVNGVEIWQYFNVPSVSTPWTLTNVFLNTGDAVDFVVDPNGTDAGCDATLLTAIITTNSGLIATDNCNVVTVTQNIAVGTPLTVGNHIITLTATDGGGRTATCNVTYSITSPTNATWSLPSPLCNTASSITLTPVQQQVSYYCSNLIGVWSGTGITNNGNGTASFNPFGLSGNIPVTYTIGTGACLVSSTQNIVVNPPPTVSVNGLLAICSGSSSTLTASGGSTYLWSTGQTGSSIVVTPVSTTTYTVTATASNGCTGTANATVTANPCSNCTMSNPIVTTTCSSPYCNGGPTGDYFLLVTFDNSGGSASGVDIYVGGVLMADNVPYDISGTTTVCINNASFISNGQTNLQVVVTDASLAAPTPLTNLNSSCNGCMSTSSGLIINELSNGPSGNQEWFELLVVGNGSLNVNGWVINDNNGIGYNGGNISAGYMFFNLGANPSCNVLTAIPAGSLIVIYNGDSGNKDILIPADDPYDSNGDGVYILPNNHLCMSYCNNEVIPCASPGTPPAYPTYMGLQNSNDAGQTLSPTGTFFHGISYGTVGNVSAPTGDVHFTTASNTYQYGCGSYSTLSNFTGVAAGSRSPGSANNANNLALINFLKSNNICYICSSFNEPASALSISGTVTANNNCFGFANGSIDLSASGGTSPYSYNWSNGATTQDINNLVAGTYFVTVTDAQSCTSILNLNVTQPDQLIATATPTNPTCSSSTGSISVSTVGGTGVISYDWGAQAGAGSNPRTGLPSGTYTVTVTDANNCTTTTNATITLSGAAMSLSTSVTNVSCFGGTNGAINLTVTGGTSPYTYNWGGGETTEDLTGLSTGTFNVTVTDANSCTSTISATVNQPAAAMSLSTIVTDVSCFGGTNGAINLTVTGGTSPYTYNWGGGETTEDLTGLSTGTFNVTVTDANSCTSTISATVNQPAAAMSLSTIVTDVSCFGGTNGAINLTVTGGTSPYTYNWGGGETTEDLTGLSTGTYNVTVTDANSCMATTSATVNQPAAAMSLSTIVTDVSCFGGTNGAINLTVTGGTSPYTYNWGGGVTTEDLTGLSTGTYNVTVTDANSCTATTSATVNQPAAAMSLSTIVTDVSCFGGTNGAINLTVTGGTSPYTYNWGGGVTTEDLTGLSTGTYNVTVTDANSCTTTTSATVNQPAAAMSLSTSVTNVSCFGGTNGAINLTVTGGTTPYTYNWGGGVTTEDLTGLSTGTYNVTVTDANGCTATTSATVNQPAVAMSLSTV, translated from the coding sequence ATGCACTTGAAATTATACAAGAACTTTAGCAATCAATCTGTAACCATATTCGTAATATTGTTTTTTTTATCACAATTAAGTGAAGCACAACCTACCCAACTGAATGACGGGAGGATTAGACTTCGGGTTTGGCTACACAAAGTTTGGACAAATGCGAATTGTGATGATCTTGGAGGGCAGGAATATGTTTACAGGGGTATCAGAGTTCGTCCAACTACCGACATTACGGGAATTGGGTGGTCGCCTTCAGGAGTAAATGTAAGAGCAGATGGAGAAGAAAACAGATGGTGGAGCAGAACACAATGGGCAGGATTACAATTGCCTGCTGGAAGTTCTACTTGGCCAATGACTCAGGATGCAAATGGGGTGATGTTGTTGGATGTAACTTATTCAAGTACAAGTGCTCCGACTACTTTTGACTGGTCAGTTGCAGAAATGTGGGAAGATGATGATACGAACTGTATTTGGCCATGCGACGGAGGAACAAGCAACTGGACTTATAATCCTTCTTTTTGTTGCGGATTATTGGGAGATGATAACTATGTGGGTTATATTCAATCTTCGGTAGTAAACCCTTTCAGAGGCGGCCCGAACGGACAAGTTCATTATGTTCAGTCCGATGTTTTGGGAGGTGGTGAACAACAAAGTTACTCAATTCTGTTTGCATTTCAATGGGATTGGGTAGATCCGCTGCCTTCTTTGCCAACTTTGTCAACCAATCAATCAAGCGGCGGAATTGAATATCAGGACGGGCCATTGACTTTGGAAGTTCAACTCATGGGTGTCTGGAGTGATAGCGATTACGATTGGGGTATTAACTGCGTTTTTGGAGTTGCCGATAATGAAGATTTAAGGGTCAGATGGCGTTCAAGAGATAATCTGGCCGGGTTTGTTGGTGGGTCAACCTGTATCAATTCATTGTCTCAACCCTATCCACAATGGAATACCGGCAATCCGATTACTTCTTTACTGACCCGGAACTATACCGCATTACAAACTAATTTTAAAGAATTCGAAATAGAGTTTGAATTATGGGAGGAAGATTGCAACGGAGACTGTACTTATGATGCTTCCGGTTGTTTGTTTGGATTAGGAAATGACGACAACTATTATTACGGTACAACCGGTTTGGTAAACTGGCGAAATAGTATTCCAACCCTGCAAGGTCAGGCTAATATCTGGAATTATTTAGATTTTCCATTGAGAGCAGGATCTACTTCTTACAACAACTGGAGTGCATGGATAAGATATCGTTGGGTACAGGCTGCCCCAACTGTTACCATTGTCGCACCAAAAGACCGTACTTTGTGTATAGGAACAGCCACCACGCTCTCGGTCAATGCAACCAATGCGACATTTTACCAATGGCAGGTAACCGACGTAACCGGCGATGACGATGGTGATGGAAATGGATTTGTGGGATGCCCAACTAATGCAACATGGACAGATATTGCCGGCGCTTACTGGAAAGATTATACACCACCGCAAACAGCCGGAACTCGTTTGTATCGTTGTGTTATCAGCAATCGTACTGGTTCGGGAAGTTATACGACTTCAGGACCTCGCCTTAATACTGTATATTCCGATTGTTTCAGGGTTACTTATTTCCCTTATGCCCCTTCGATTATCAGTAATGCATGTGGTTCAAGTATTGTAGGCGGAGTTGCATATAGTTTTACTTTTCCTATTGTACCAGCAATTGGCGCAGTAGCTAATGCTTCTTCATACACATGGTCGGTTTCTCCATCAGCCGGTGTAACCATTTCAAACCCTACAGGCACAACTACGAATATCACATTCCCGCCTCCAAGCGGAACTCAATCTTATACCGTCTATTTAACGGTAGGAGATATTTGTCCGGCAGTAAATTCTTTTAGTACTTGTACTGTAACTGCTACTTCGGACTATTGTGGTTTTGTTTATGTAGCAACAACAGGAAGTGACGTAAACATCGGCTCTCCAACTGCACCGGTTGCTACAATTGCACAAGGATTAACAATTGCTGCAAATTCCGGAGGCACCAGAAATCATATCCGTGTTTTGGAGGGAAGTTATTCTTCTACAACAGTATTAAATTTATCGAATAACATTACCGTTGAAGGTGATTTCAGAAATGTGGCAGGAGAATGGGTAAAAAACAGTTCAGCACTGACTTCTATAATTTGTACAGGGATTGAGTTTTACACACAAACGGGGAGTAACGATGTAGAACACAGAATGGGGTTTAAAGCAAATGGTGTTTCTGGATGGACATTACAGGATCTCAATATTACTACTTCAAATGTTACCGGCCAAACTCCAAGCGGAAGAGGTCGCTCAAATTATGCTGTTTGGATAAATAATTCTAGTAATTATGATATTGTCAGGTGTAGCATCGTTTCGGGAGCAGCAAGTGCAGGTTTAAGCGGTTCTAACGGATCAAATGGAGTAGCGGGCGGTGCAGGAGGCAACGGATCTGCGGGTCATGAAGATAATGAAACATGGAATTTGCCGGGTGGAGCAAGCGGAACTTCACCTTGTGGCTGTACAGGGGGACAGGGTGGTCACAACTCGTATAATCTTGCTTATGCTACTAACGGAAGCACTGGTGCTTGTTCAGGTGGAACAGGAGGGGGGGCAGGAGGAGATAATTGTTGTTATACTTCTATTTTTGGCAACCCTTTATGTTGTAGCAATCCGGGAAATGGAGGTGCAGGAGGAGTAGGACTTGCAGGTGCAGCAGGTACTGCCGGTGCAGCAGGTGCTGCAGGTGCTCATTCAGGTGGCTATTATGTTCCTGGTTCACAAGGCGGAAACGGCACAAATGGAAGCTGTGGGCGAGGTGGCGGTGGCGGTGGCGGTGGTGGAGCAGAGTACGGGGGCTTATGTAATGAAGGTTCAGGAAGCAGCGGTGGCGGTGGCGGTGGCGGTGGAAGTGCAGGTGCCGGTGGAACAGGAGGTTCAGGAGGAGGGGGATCATTTGGTTTATATAGAACCAATTCTTCTGCAGGAGCAAATTTATTAAATTCCAATATTGTTTCAGGTACAGCAGGAAATGGCGGAAGTGGAGGATCTGGTGGAACAGGCGGAGCAGGCGGATCCGGTGGTATAGGAGGGAATGCAGGCAACTGTAATGTGGGTAATGGCGGTAATGGCGGTAATGGTGGAACAGGCGGAGCAGGTGGAGCAGGTGGAGCCGGACAAGCAGGTATAAGTAATGCTGTTTCAACAAATGGTGCCGGTTCTACTTTAACTTCTACTATCCCCTCTGCTGAAATTACAGCTACTTATAATGAAGGTTGTACCAACTCCATGATTACGCTTACCACTCCTTCTACTGCTGTCGCATTTACCTCATTTGATACTGGAGGCACAATTGTCAATAATATCACTTCTTCTACTTCAACATATACAACTTCTTCAGATCCATTAGCAATATATTACACTTCAACCGGGAAAAAAGATCTGGTGATTAATGCCAATACATATTATGACTTTATTCATATCATTACCCCCCGTACTTTACCAACTATTGATGGTTTAGTCGCAACAGTATGTGTGGGTCAAAACAATGTTACTTTAGCCTCTACCCCTAATAGCCCATCTCTTGCCACAGCTTTTGAGTGGACTATTCAACAAACTCCGGTTACGGGAACTGCCATTCCATCGCCGGTTTATACTTCCAGCGTTGAAGATCCTGGAGCTATTACCCTTCCCAATAATACGAATTGTCCGATTACTTATCAAATCAAATATCGTGTATATGACGACTGTTGCGGTTGGTCAATTTATGTGTATGGTTCTGTAACCGTTCAGCCTGAAATCAGCAACAATATCATAACTGCTCCTGCGGTAGTTAATTTTTGTTCAACCGGTGATCCTGCTAATATTGTTGGATCTTTGCCTTTGGGCGGATCCTGCGCATATACTTATCAATGGCAACAAAGTTTTAACGGCGAGGCATTTACAAATATAAGCGGTGGTACCGGACAAAGTTATGACCCTTCTACGTTAGTTACTGCGGGGACTTATCAGTTTATCAGGATAGTAACTTCAGGCGTTTGTCCTTCAGATACCAGTAATGTGGTAACATTAACCGTTTTGACACCGCCAACAGTTACAATTACACCAAATCCTGCCACTGTTTGTGCCGGTCTTACTTTGCAAATACAAGGAAATCCCATTCCCGGTTCTAACTCTATTACAAATCAGGTTTGGACGGGTAACGGTGCTGCTTTCTTAAACAATACCACAATTACAAACCCTGTTTTTAATGCAGGGGCATTGATTGGAGGAACATATACTTTAACATTTACTGTAACAGACGCAGCAGGATGTATAGCCGTCAGCGGAACAACTGTAACAGTAGCACCACTTCCTGTCATCACCAATTCTCCACCTACTATAAATATTTGTTCAGGAGAATGGGCTTCTTATGTTCCTATCAGCAATATAGGCTCACCACCTACCGTATTTTTTTACAGTTCGACGGTTACTTTAGGAACTATTAGCGGAAATACGTTGAATAGTACCGGTAATATTTCGGATTTATTGACCAATACAACGACTGATCCGGCAACTGTAGTTTATACTATTTCACCCGGTACACCATCAGGATGTGCAGGTACTTCTGTTACTTTTACTGTAAATGTTTCACCTGCCCCTGCAGTACCTATTGCTGCTGTTGACCGGAATAATTTCTGTGCGGATGATCCGGGAAATATTGCACTCTCTGCATCCGGAGGTGCGGGAACAATATTGCAATGGTTTACCGGAAGTTGTGGTGGTACTTCAATTGGAACAGGGAATCCATTAACTATTGCCTCACCCACAGTTACTACAACTTATTATGTGAGATATTCCGATGCTTGTGGTAATTTATCGGGATGTGATGCGGTTGTAGTAAATGTCAATCCATTACCAACTGCCAACATTACACCTAATCCTGCGACAGTCTGTTCAGGTGCTTCTTTAGCTCTGAATGGAAATCCCAGTGGAGGATCAGGTACATTTTCAAATCATAATTGGTCGGGCAGCGGCGTTGCATTTTTAAGTGCCACCAATATTCAGAACCCCTCCTTTAATGCACCAACGGTTGGAGTTCAAACTACTTATATTGTAACTTATTCAGTTACAGATAATTTAGGTTGTCAGTCGGTACCAGTTAACAGAACGATTACCGTAAACCCGAGTGATGTGGCTTCAGTTGCCAATATACAGGCTTGTCAGGATGGAAATACTTATATGCCTGTAATAACCGGAATATCAGGAGGCACTTTTTCACAACCCTTTGGGCTAAGCATAAATGCCACAACCGGTGCTATAAATGCTAATGCTTCAAGCTTAGGGAACTATACAGTTGTATATAATACTTTAGGAGCTCCGTTATCTGTTTGCCCCATTTCTACTACTTTTTCAGTTACGATAGCACAACCTGATTTAGCTATTATAGACCCGTTGGAAATGTGTCAGGATGGCGGTATCTATATTCCTAATATCTCATTTGGACTTACAGGAGGTACTTATACAGGCTTTACTCCTGCTGGGTTAAGCATGAATTTGTCAACCGGTGAAATATTTCCAAATTCAAGTATTCCCGGATTTTATGTTGTTACATATAATACAGGGTCTGATCCTTCATCTGTTTGTGCTACTAATGTAAATTTTGATGTGATAGTTAATAGTGAAGATCAGGCTAGTATCTCAAATGCAAATATTTGTCAAAGTGCCGGTAATTTTACTCCGACAGTTGTAGGAACACAGGGAGGAACATTTTCTTCAGCCCCGGGAGGATTGAGTATTAATTCTTTTACAGGGGTAATTAACCCTGCATCAAGTTTTCCGGGCACTTACACCGTTTCATATAACACTGCTCCTACAGGATCTTTATGTCCTACTATCACAACTTTTCAGGTTGTCATTTCAACAGCCCCTACTACTCCTGGTATAATTTCAGGGTTAAGCCCCATTTGTCCTGGTACCACCACAACTTATAGCATCGCTCCTGTTGCAGGTGCAACTTCATATACATGGACTGTACCTGTTGGTGCTACGATAAATTCCGGGCAGGGTACAACAAGTATAAGTGTAACCTGGGGGGCTAACCCCGGAACCATTTCAGTCTTCGCATCAAACAACTGCGGTAACAGTGCAACACGAACACTTAATGTTGCCGGGGATACTCAAAATCCGACAATCACTTGTCCGGCGAATATTAGTGTTCAGGCTGATGCTGATTGTTCCATCCCAATGCCAAACCTGACTTTCGTAAATAATACAGTGATAGCAAACTCTGTTACAGAATTTTCTGGTGTTCAAGGCTCAAATAATTGGTATTATGGAGAGTATTTTGCTTTTTCAAGTTGTGATTTTACTCAACTGCCAACATGGAATGGAGGGTTAAGTCAATGGCAAAACTCACAACCTTTTAATACTCCATATTTAAATGCAAATAGCGGCCATCCCGGAGTAACTGACTATAAGTGGGCTGTAAGACGATGGATTAGTGAATTCACAGGCAATGTAAACATCGCTTTACAATTTCAGGATTTAGATACAGGATGTGGTAACGGAGCACATATCCGAGTGTTTGTAAATGGAGTAGAAATATGGCAATACTTCAATGTGCCTTCAGTTTCAACTCCTTGGACACTTACCAATGTTTTTCTTAACACTGGTGATGCAGTTGATTTTGTTGTTGATCCTAATGGAACAGATGCCGGTTGTGATGCTACTTTGTTAACAGCTATTATAACTACTAACAGCGGATTGATTGCAACCGACAATTGTAATGTTGTAACAGTTACTCAAAACATCGCAGTAGGAACTCCCTTAACTGTTGGTAATCATATTATCACTTTAACAGCAACAGACGGAGGGGGAAGGACTGCAACTTGTAATGTAACATATAGTATAACATCTCCAACAAATGCAACATGGTCGCTTCCCTCACCTCTTTGTAACACGGCTTCTTCTATAACCTTAACCCCTGTTCAACAACAGGTCAGTTATTATTGTAGCAACTTAATTGGTGTTTGGTCCGGAACAGGAATAACAAACAATGGCAATGGAACAGCTTCTTTTAATCCTTTCGGGCTATCCGGCAATATTCCTGTTACTTATACAATAGGAACGGGTGCTTGTCTCGTATCATCCACACAAAATATTGTAGTAAATCCTCCTCCTACTGTATCAGTTAATGGATTATTGGCAATATGTTCAGGCAGCAGTTCTACATTAACGGCATCCGGAGGTAGTACCTATTTATGGAGTACAGGACAAACAGGTTCTTCCATTGTTGTAACACCTGTAAGTACTACCACTTACACAGTTACGGCTACTGCAAGTAATGGATGTACAGGTACGGCAAATGCTACAGTTACAGCAAATCCTTGTAGTAATTGTACAATGTCAAATCCAATAGTTACCACAACTTGCAGTTCTCCTTATTGTAATGGCGGTCCAACCGGAGATTATTTTTTGCTGGTAACCTTCGATAACAGTGGAGGAAGCGCAAGCGGTGTGGATATCTATGTGGGAGGTGTGTTAATGGCTGACAATGTACCCTATGATATATCAGGAACTACTACAGTATGTATAAACAATGCGTCCTTTATTTCAAATGGGCAAACTAACCTTCAGGTAGTTGTAACAGATGCTTCCTTGGCTGCTCCAACACCACTCACTAATTTAAATTCTTCTTGTAATGGATGTATGTCCACATCGTCCGGTTTAATAATCAATGAATTGTCAAACGGACCCTCAGGTAATCAGGAATGGTTTGAATTATTGGTTGTGGGTAATGGTTCTTTAAATGTAAATGGTTGGGTAATCAACGACAATAATGGAATAGGTTATAACGGGGGTAATATTAGTGCCGGTTATATGTTTTTTAATTTAGGAGCAAATCCAAGTTGCAATGTTTTAACAGCTATACCGGCCGGCTCTTTAATTGTCATATACAATGGAGATTCTGGAAATAAGGATATTCTGATTCCGGCTGATGACCCTTATGACAGTAATGGGGATGGGGTTTATATTTTACCAAACAATCACTTATGTATGAGCTATTGCAATAATGAAGTAATTCCTTGTGCATCTCCGGGAACACCACCTGCCTATCCGACTTATATGGGATTACAAAACTCAAATGATGCAGGACAGACATTATCACCGACCGGAACATTTTTTCATGGAATTAGTTACGGTACAGTTGGTAATGTAAGTGCACCTACAGGTGATGTTCATTTTACGACCGCTTCAAATACTTACCAATATGGTTGTGGAAGTTATAGCACACTTTCAAACTTTACCGGAGTTGCTGCAGGCTCAAGATCACCCGGATCAGCCAACAATGCTAACAATCTGGCTTTAATCAATTTTTTAAAGTCAAACAATATATGTTATATCTGCTCATCATTTAATGAACCTGCATCTGCTTTGAGTATAAGCGGAACAGTCACTGCTAATAATAATTGTTTTGGATTTGCTAATGGAAGCATAGATTTATCCGCATCCGGTGGAACTTCACCATATTCTTATAACTGGTCTAATGGTGCAACTACTCAGGATATTAACAATCTTGTTGCAGGAACTTATTTTGTTACTGTAACTGATGCTCAAAGTTGCACATCAATTTTAAATTTGAATGTTACTCAGCCGGATCAGCTTATTGCTACTGCAACTCCTACAAATCCAACTTGTAGTTCCAGTACGGGAAGTATTTCAGTTTCTACTGTTGGTGGGACCGGTGTAATTAGTTATGATTGGGGAGCACAAGCAGGTGCAGGCTCTAACCCAAGAACGGGATTGCCTTCTGGAACATATACAGTAACAGTTACCGATGCAAACAATTGCACTACAACGACTAATGCAACTATAACTCTGTCGGGAGCTGCGATGTCATTATCTACTAGTGTAACTAATGTTTCCTGTTTTGGAGGCACAAACGGAGCAATCAACCTGACAGTTACCGGCGGCACCTCACCCTACACGTATAACTGGGGTGGAGGAGAAACGACAGAAGACCTTACGGGTTTGAGTACAGGAACCTTCAATGTAACTGTAACTGATGCGAACAGTTGTACGTCGACGATAAGTGCGACGGTAAATCAGCCTGCAGCTGCGATGTCATTATCTACAATTGTGACCGATGTTTCCTGTTTTGGAGGCACAAACGGAGCGATCAACCTGACAGTTACCGGTGGCACCTCACCCTACACGTATAACTGGGGTGGAGGAGAAACGACAGAAGACCTGACGGGTTTGAGTACAGGAACCTTCAATGTAACTGTAACTGATGCGAACAGTTGTACGTCGACGATAAGTGCGACGGTAAATCAGCCTGCAGCTGCGATGTCATTATCTACAATTGTGACCGATGTTTCCTGTTTTGGAGGCACAAACGGAGCGATCAACCTGACAGTTACCGGTGGCACCTCACCCTACACGTATAACTGGGGTGGAGGAGAAACGACAGAAGACCTGACGGGTTTAAGTACAGGAACCTACAATGTAACTGTAACTGATGCGAACAGTTGTATGGCGACGACAAGTGCGACGGTAAATCAGCCTGCAGCTGCGATGTCATTATCTACAATTGTGACCGATGTTTCCTGTTTTGGAGGCACAAACGGAGCGATAAACCTGACAGTTACCGGAGGCACCTCACCCTATACCTATAACTGGGGCGGAGGGGTAACGACAGAAGACCTGACGGGTTTAAGCACAGGAACCTACAATGTAACCGTAACTGATGCGAACAGTTGTACGGCGACGACGAGTGCGACGGTAAATCAGCCTGCAGCTGCGATGTCATTATCTACAATTGTGACCGATGTTTCCTGTTTTGGAGGCACAAACGGAGCAATCAACCTGACAGTTACCGGCGGCACCTCACCCTACACGTATAACTGGGGTGGAGGGGTAACGACAGAAGATCTGACGGGCTTAAGCACAGGAACCTACAATGTAACCGTAACTGATGCAAACAGTTGTACGACGACGACGAGTGCGACGGTAAATCAGCCTGCAGCTGCGATGTCATTATCTACTAGTGTAACTAATGTTTCCTGTTTTGGAGGCACAAACGGAGCGATAAACCTTACTGTTACCGGAGGCACCACACCCTACACGTATAACTGGGGCGGAGGGGTAACGACGGAAGACCTGACAGGCTTAAGCACAGGAACCTACAATGTAACCGTAACTGATGCGAACGGTTGTACGGCGACGACGAGTGCGACGGTAAATCAGCCTGCAGTTGCGATGTCATTATCTACAGTGTAA
- a CDS encoding SprB repeat-containing protein, which produces MYGDDECDGKSACSCDVIIYSVTNVSCFGGTNGSINLTVTGGTSPYTYNWGGGVTTEDLTGLSIGTYNVTVTDANSCTATTSATVNQPAVAMSLSTSVTNVSCFGGTNGAINLTVTGGTSPYTYNWGGGVTTEDLTGLSTGTYNVTVTDSNSCTATTSATVNQPASAMSLSTIVTDVSCFGGTNGAINLTVTGGTSPYTYNWGGGVTTEDLTGLSTGTYNVTVTDANSCTTTTSATVNQPAAAMSLSTSVTNVSCFGGTNGAINLTVTGGTSPYTYNWGGGVTTEDLTGLNTGTYNVTVTDANSCTATTSATVNQPAAAMSLSTPDRCFLFWRHKRSNQPDSYRRHLTLHL; this is translated from the coding sequence TTGTACGGCGACGACGAGTGCGACGGTAAATCAGCCTGCAGTTGCGATGTCATTATCTACAGTGTAACTAATGTTTCCTGTTTTGGAGGCACAAACGGATCAATCAACCTGACAGTTACCGGCGGCACCTCACCCTACACGTATAACTGGGGCGGAGGGGTAACGACAGAAGACCTGACGGGTTTAAGTATAGGAACCTACAATGTAACTGTAACTGATGCGAACAGTTGTACGGCGACGACGAGTGCGACGGTAAATCAGCCTGCAGTTGCGATGTCATTATCTACTAGTGTAACTAATGTTTCCTGTTTTGGAGGCACAAACGGAGCAATCAACCTGACAGTTACCGGCGGCACCTCACCCTACACGTATAATTGGGGCGGAGGGGTAACGACAGAAGACCTGACGGGTTTAAGCACAGGAACCTACAATGTAACCGTAACTGATTCGAACAGTTGTACAGCAACGACGAGTGCGACGGTAAATCAGCCTGCATCTGCGATGTCATTATCTACAATTGTGACCGATGTTTCCTGTTTTGGAGGCACGAACGGAGCGATCAACCTGACAGTTACCGGCGGCACCTCACCCTACACGTATAACTGGGGCGGAGGGGTAACGACGGAAGATCTGACGGGCTTAAGCACAGGAACCTACAATGTAACCGTAACTGATGCAAACAGTTGTACGACGACGACGAGTGCGACGGTAAATCAGCCTGCAGCTGCGATGTCATTATCTACTAGTGTAACTAATGTTTCCTGTTTTGGAGGCACAAACGGAGCAATCAACCTGACAGTTACCGGCGGCACCTCACCCTACACGTATAATTGGGGCGGAGGGGTAACGACAGAAGACCTGACGGGCTTAAATACAGGAACCTACAATGTAACCGTAACTGATGCAAACAGTTGTACGGCGACGACAAGTGCGACGGTAAATCAGCCTGCAGCTGCGATGTCATTATCTACACCAGACCGATGTTTCCTGTTTTGGAGGCACAAACGGAGCAATCAACCTGACAGTTACCGGCGGCACCTCACCCTACACCTATAA